In the Populus trichocarpa isolate Nisqually-1 chromosome 1, P.trichocarpa_v4.1, whole genome shotgun sequence genome, one interval contains:
- the LOC18094569 gene encoding pelargonidin 3-O-(6-caffeoylglucoside) 5-O-(6-O-malonylglucoside) 4'''-malonyltransferase, producing the protein MAMTQVASEFARKVQIEAVQTVSPSSVTDPREICLVSVKDPVGSNIFRGCLNIVLYYNKAGEEDSGWLVAGWIKESLGRVLSDQPMLGGRLWRGEDGNGELEMVSNDSGARLVEAKITMTLREFLGLEEREKLEAELVIWKDIDEKNPQFSPLLYVQVTNFQCGGYSIGISSSLLLADLLIMDNFLMRWASIQKNLLSINGALKMPIFYLPNLKSTSLSPNSTIIPTPSERSGQTKIFKISGDTEIEGAKNELFKRAASLCIEKAERELGSEMPAGFSLFVKESSNVIRVQNCKKNELVKSHLNLSTQVNSSSLDDSGIKELAFQDGNEPVHVSCWIGSVADGLVVATPSPNGDTSSDINVIVTIPEGKEF; encoded by the exons ATGGCAATGACCCAGGTCGCTAGTGAGTTTGCACGTAAGGTACAAATTGAAGCTGTGCAAACAGTGTCACCCTCCTCGGTGACTGATCCAAGGGAGATATGCCTGGTGTCAGTGAAGGACCCTGTTGGCTCAAATATTTTCCGGGGGTGCCTAAACATAGTCCTCTACTACAATAAAGCCGGGGAGGAGGATTCCGGTTGGCTAGTTGCCGGATGGATTAAGGAGTCCCTAGGGAGGGTATTGAGTGACCAACCGATGCTTGGTGGACGGCTATGGAGAGGCGAAGATGGTAATGGAGAACTAGAGATGGTGTCAAATGATAGCGGAGCTAGACTTGTTGAGGCAAAGATTACAATGACTTTGCGAGAGTTTCTTGGTTTGGAAGAAAGGGAAAAATTAGAAGCTGAACTCGTCATCTGGAAGGATATTGATGAAAAGAATCCCCAATTCTCTCCACTGCTCTATGTTCAG gTCACTAACTTCCAGTGTGGTGGGTACTCAATTGGGATTAGCTCTAGCCTTCTTTTGGCAGACCTTTTAATCATGGACAACTTCCTCATGAGGTGGGCAAGTATTCAAAAGAATTTACTGTCCATCAATGGTGCTCTCAAGATGCCCATATTCTACCTCCCCAATCTCAAAAGCACTAGCCTATCTCCTAATAGCACTATTATCCCCACGCCTAGCGAACGCAGTGGGCAAACAAAGATATTCAAGATCTCAGGCGATACCGAGATTGAGGGTGCGAAGAACGAATTGTTCAAGAGGGCTGCATCACTTTGCATTGAGAAGGCAGAGCGCGAACTGGGCAGTGAAATGCCAGCagggttttctttgtttgtgaAAGAATCTTCTAACGTTATAAGGGTCCagaattgcaagaaaaatgagCTTGTCAAGTCTCATCTAAACCTGAGCACTCAAGTCAACTCTTCGAGTTTGGATGATTCAGGGATCAAAGAACTAGCTTTCCAAGATGGCAACGAACCCGTTCATGTTTCTTGTTGGATTGGATCGGTGGCTGATGGACTTGTAGTAGCAACTCCATCTCCTAATGGGGATACTTCCTCTGATATCAACGTTATAGTTACAATCCCTGAAGGAAAGGAGTTTTAA